One window of Halopseudomonas maritima genomic DNA carries:
- the yaaA gene encoding peroxide stress protein YaaA codes for MLMVISPAKTLDYDTPPVTEKSTQPRFIEHSAELIEVLREKSPQEIAKLMSLSDKLASLNVARYGSWERESTPQNAKQALLAFKGDVYTGLNAEDFSSHDFAFAQQHLRMLSGLYGLLRPLDLMQPYRLEMGTKLANPRGKDLYTFWGERISQWLNEDLAAQGDQVLLNLASQEYFGAVKPKALNARVIDTVFKDQKNGQYKIISFYAKKARGLMARYVIKEQLQDPEGLKDFNLDGYRFDAATSSENQLVFLREEQK; via the coding sequence ATGCTGATGGTGATTTCCCCCGCCAAGACCCTTGATTACGACACCCCGCCGGTGACTGAAAAAAGCACCCAGCCGCGCTTTATCGAGCACAGCGCCGAGCTGATCGAGGTGCTGCGTGAAAAGTCGCCGCAGGAGATCGCCAAACTGATGTCGCTGTCGGACAAACTGGCCAGCCTCAATGTCGCGCGCTACGGCAGCTGGGAGCGCGAGAGCACACCGCAAAACGCCAAGCAGGCGCTGCTGGCATTTAAAGGTGATGTGTACACCGGACTCAATGCCGAAGACTTCAGCAGCCATGACTTTGCCTTTGCCCAGCAGCACCTGCGCATGCTGTCAGGCCTGTACGGGCTGTTGCGCCCGCTGGATTTGATGCAGCCTTACCGCCTGGAAATGGGCACCAAGCTGGCCAACCCTCGCGGCAAGGATCTGTACACCTTCTGGGGCGAGCGCATCAGTCAGTGGCTGAATGAGGACCTGGCAGCCCAGGGCGACCAGGTGCTGCTCAACCTCGCCTCGCAGGAGTATTTCGGCGCGGTAAAACCCAAGGCGCTAAACGCCCGTGTGATTGATACCGTGTTTAAGGATCAGAAAAACGGTCAGTACAAGATCATCAGTTTCTACGCCAAGAAGGCGCGGGGCCTGATGGCGCGCTATGTGATCAAGGAGCAGTTGCAGGATCCGGAGGGGCTCAAGGACTTTAACCTGGACGGCTACCGCTTTGACGCAGCAACCAGCAGCGAGAATCAGCTGGTGTTCCTGCGCGAGGAGCAGAAATAG